A genomic region of Cydia amplana chromosome 5, ilCydAmpl1.1, whole genome shotgun sequence contains the following coding sequences:
- the LOC134648185 gene encoding adult-specific cuticular protein ACP-20-like, producing MLHYVTIVCLLGAAHSAPSGGIYSQAIGVEVGSVSNPSYGFNYAVNDPLTGDNKAQSEQRQGGVVKGSYSLSEPDGTVRVVDYTADPVTGFNAVVKRIGPAAHPAQLAAPVVSKAVIEPINIPIGLKGGLGLELAGLGLGALDLKGGLGLELAGLGLGLDAGYWKH from the exons ATGCTTCACTACGTCACG ATTGTTTGCCTGCTGGGAGCCGCCCACAGCGCACCGTCTGGCGGCATCTACAGCCAAGCCATCGGCGTCGAGGTCGGCAGTGTG tcgaACCCGTCGTACGGCTTCAACTACGCCGTGAACGACCCGCTGACCGGCGACAACAAGGCGCAGTCCGAGCAGCGCCAGGGCGGCGTCGTTAAAGGCTCCTACTCGCTCTCCGAGCCTGACGGCACCGTCCGCGTGGTCGACTACACCGCCGACCCGGTCACCGGGTTCAACGCCGTCGTCAAACGCATCGGACCCGCCGCACACCCCGCGCAACTCGCCGCCCCGGTTGTCAGCAAAGCTGTCATTGAACCCATCAACATCCCTATCGGACTTAAAGGCGGACTCGGACTTGAACTAGCCGGACTCGGACTTGGCGCCCTCGACCTCAAAGGCGGCCTCGGCCTTGAGCTCGCCGGACTCGGATTAGGACTAGACGCCGGCTATTGGAAACACtag